A single genomic interval of Actinomycetota bacterium harbors:
- a CDS encoding DUF3566 domain-containing protein, translating to MAVQTGRDAVPSSDDEVPGTVRRTVQRIELRSVLRFSILFSVTTALVILLAGGVLYFLGSSVGAVKSVETYIRHAGYPHFRVRTGTVFEVLLALVVFGGVVWTAVTLLAAFVFNLVSEASGGIKVTVRE from the coding sequence GTGGCCGTCCAGACCGGCCGGGACGCCGTTCCGTCCTCGGACGACGAGGTGCCCGGAACCGTCCGTCGCACGGTGCAGCGCATCGAGCTGCGCAGCGTGCTGCGCTTCTCCATACTTTTTTCCGTCACAACCGCACTGGTCATCCTGCTCGCCGGCGGGGTGCTGTACTTCCTCGGATCCTCCGTCGGGGCGGTGAAGTCGGTGGAGACCTACATCCGCCACGCCGGGTACCCCCACTTCCGGGTACGGACGGGCACCGTGTTCGAGGTGCTCCTGGCCCTGGTGGTGTTCGGGGGGGTGGTGTGGACGGCGGTGACCCTCCTGGCGGCCTTCGTCTTCAACCTGGTGTCGGAGGCCTCGGGAGGCATCAAGGTCACCGTCCGGGAGTGA
- a CDS encoding RtcB family protein, producing MELVEEGRDRWRIPRTGGMLVDGLVFASRELMVKAREDRAIDQVANVAHLPGIVGASIAMPDIHWGYGFPIGGVAATDVDAGGVVSPGGVGFDIGCGVRLLRSDLVWPDIQGRLPALVDAVANAVPRGVGGQGLRKLSPGEVDGLLVGGARWVVERDFGTEDDLEATEDAGRLEGADPDAVSAKAKARGAPQLGSLGAGNHFLEIQVVDEVFDEEAAGVMGLAADQVCVMIHTGSRGIGHQTCTDEVATFDRLAKSLGYDLPDRQLACAPVRSPAGERYLGAMAAAANYARANRQVLADGVRSAFAAVLGGGPGGNGMRLVYDVSHNLAKLERHAVGGVTRTVCVHRKGATRAFGPGHPELPERYRGIGQPVLIPGSMGSASYVLAGSGSSEVAFASTCHGAGRLMSRKEATKRQSGQELAKDLARQGILVRAQQMKLLAEEAPYAYKDAGEVVRVCQRVGLSKLVARLRPVGVVKG from the coding sequence ATGGAACTGGTCGAGGAGGGTAGGGACCGCTGGCGCATCCCGCGCACGGGCGGGATGCTGGTCGACGGGCTGGTGTTCGCCTCCCGGGAACTGATGGTGAAGGCGAGGGAGGACCGGGCGATCGACCAGGTCGCCAACGTCGCCCACCTGCCCGGCATCGTCGGTGCCTCGATCGCCATGCCCGATATCCACTGGGGCTACGGCTTCCCGATCGGTGGGGTGGCGGCCACCGACGTCGACGCCGGCGGGGTGGTGTCGCCCGGCGGGGTCGGGTTCGACATCGGCTGCGGCGTCCGGCTGCTGCGCTCGGACCTCGTCTGGCCCGACATCCAAGGGCGGCTCCCCGCACTGGTCGATGCGGTGGCGAATGCCGTCCCGAGGGGGGTCGGCGGCCAGGGCCTGCGCAAGCTGAGCCCCGGCGAGGTGGACGGGCTGCTGGTGGGCGGCGCCCGGTGGGTGGTGGAACGGGACTTCGGCACCGAGGACGACCTGGAGGCCACCGAGGACGCCGGCCGCCTGGAGGGCGCCGACCCCGACGCCGTCTCGGCCAAGGCCAAGGCCCGGGGCGCCCCCCAGCTCGGCAGCCTCGGGGCCGGCAACCACTTCCTCGAGATCCAGGTGGTGGACGAGGTGTTCGACGAGGAGGCCGCCGGCGTCATGGGCCTGGCCGCCGACCAGGTGTGCGTGATGATCCACACCGGCAGCCGGGGCATCGGCCACCAGACATGCACCGACGAGGTCGCCACCTTCGACCGCCTGGCCAAGAGCCTGGGCTACGACCTGCCGGACCGCCAGCTCGCCTGCGCCCCGGTGCGCAGCCCGGCGGGCGAACGCTACCTGGGGGCGATGGCGGCGGCGGCCAACTACGCCCGAGCCAACCGCCAGGTCCTGGCCGACGGGGTGCGCTCGGCCTTCGCCGCGGTGCTCGGCGGCGGCCCGGGCGGCAACGGCATGCGCCTGGTGTACGACGTGTCGCACAACCTGGCCAAGCTGGAGCGCCACGCGGTCGGCGGGGTCACGCGCACCGTCTGTGTTCACCGCAAGGGTGCCACGAGGGCCTTCGGGCCCGGGCACCCCGAGCTGCCCGAGCGCTACCGGGGCATCGGCCAGCCCGTCCTGATCCCCGGCTCAATGGGCAGTGCCTCCTATGTCCTGGCGGGCAGCGGGTCCAGCGAGGTGGCCTTCGCCTCCACCTGCCACGGTGCCGGCCGGCTGATGAGCCGTAAGGAGGCGACGAAGCGCCAGAGCGGCCAGGAGCTGGCGAAGGACCTGGCGCGGCAGGGGATCCTGGTGCGGGCGCAGCAGATGAAGTTGCTCGCCGAGGAGGCCCCCTACGCCTACAAAGATGCCGGCGAGGTCGTCCGGGTGTGCCAGCGGGTCGGGCTGTCGAAGCTGGTCGCCCGCCTCCGGCCGGTCGGGGTGGTGAAGGGCTGA
- a CDS encoding archease: MGEFEILPHTADVGFRARAATLPELFETASRAMFSLEYDPESVPLDETRAVAAGGDDLEAALCGWLSELLWLHDAERFVPGPIVVERVGGPPGDGAMIAVSGSAQGALLGDWFVQGGPQLKAVTLHGLAVTPVAGGYEATVYLDV; the protein is encoded by the coding sequence ATGGGCGAATTCGAGATCCTCCCCCACACGGCCGATGTCGGCTTCCGGGCCCGGGCCGCGACGCTGCCTGAGCTCTTCGAGACCGCCAGCCGGGCGATGTTCAGCCTGGAGTACGACCCGGAGAGCGTGCCACTCGATGAGACCCGGGCGGTGGCTGCGGGCGGCGACGATCTGGAGGCTGCCCTGTGCGGCTGGCTCTCCGAGCTGCTCTGGTTGCACGACGCCGAGCGCTTCGTGCCGGGCCCGATCGTGGTCGAGCGGGTCGGGGGACCGCCCGGAGATGGCGCCATGATCGCGGTCTCGGGCTCCGCGCAGGGAGCCCTGCTCGGGGACTGGTTCGTGCAGGGCGGCCCGCAGCTGAAGGCCGTCACGCTGCACGGGCTCGCCGTGACCCCCGTCGCCGGGGGCTACGAGGCGACGGTCTACCTGGACGTCTGA
- a CDS encoding NAD(P)-binding domain-containing protein — protein MQPLVRRSIMKIGIIGAGHIGATLTRRFAAVGHDVAVANSRGPETLADLAAETGARAVPVTEAAAGAEVVVVTIPEKAIPALPDGVLDGAAPGAVIVDTGNYYPQRDGRIDAIEAGTTESRWVAEQLGRPVVKAFNTIQSQHLLEHGKPTGTPGRIALPVAGDDPAAKAVVIALMDEIGFDGIDAGPLDESWRQQPGTPVYGADLDAEGARRALAEASPERPANMRA, from the coding sequence CTGCAGCCACTCGTTAGGAGGTCAATTATGAAGATCGGCATCATCGGGGCGGGCCACATCGGTGCCACCCTCACCCGCCGGTTCGCTGCGGTGGGCCACGACGTCGCGGTCGCCAACTCACGCGGCCCCGAGACCCTCGCCGATCTGGCCGCCGAAACCGGGGCCCGGGCGGTACCGGTCACCGAAGCAGCGGCCGGAGCCGAGGTGGTGGTGGTCACCATCCCCGAGAAGGCGATCCCCGCCCTCCCGGATGGAGTCCTTGACGGCGCCGCACCCGGGGCGGTCATCGTCGACACCGGCAACTACTACCCGCAGCGGGACGGGCGCATCGACGCCATCGAGGCGGGCACGACCGAGAGCCGGTGGGTCGCCGAGCAGCTGGGCCGGCCCGTGGTGAAGGCCTTCAACACCATCCAGTCCCAGCACCTCCTGGAGCACGGCAAGCCCACCGGGACGCCCGGGCGGATCGCCCTCCCGGTGGCGGGCGACGACCCGGCGGCGAAGGCGGTGGTGATCGCCCTGATGGACGAGATCGGGTTTGACGGCATCGATGCCGGGCCGCTGGACGAGTCGTGGCGCCAGCAGCCGGGGACGCCGGTCTACGGTGCCGACCTGGACGCCGAGGGCGCCCGCCGGGCGCTGGCGGAGGCGAGCCCGGAACGGCCGGCGAACATGCGGGCGTAG
- a CDS encoding alpha/beta hydrolase-fold protein, with product MVLHGLLPGKTTLERVTGGCDVAAPSLTSAPAGPTTSGTFDSVARQRSAAYPPGHGPGSQLPLVLALHGYGGNHTNALSDLSLGEALALSVGGSPLAPMAMLVNELIPMCQGLGLGMPPQRIGAIGISMGGYGALLLAERHPGLLSAVAAISPAVWTTYAEARSANAGAFPSEADFAANDIIRPCARPVRDGGAHRFGHGRSVPPGR from the coding sequence TTGGTCCTGCACGGACTCCTGCCTGGAAAAACCACCCTGGAGCGGGTCACCGGTGGGTGTGATGTTGCCGCCCCGTCCCTCACATCGGCGCCTGCGGGTCCGACGACGTCCGGCACCTTCGACTCTGTCGCCCGCCAGCGCAGTGCCGCCTACCCGCCCGGGCACGGCCCGGGCAGCCAGCTGCCGCTGGTCCTCGCCCTGCACGGGTACGGGGGCAACCACACCAATGCCCTATCCGACCTCTCCCTGGGCGAGGCCTTGGCACTATCGGTCGGGGGTTCGCCGCTGGCCCCGATGGCCATGCTGGTGAACGAGCTCATCCCCATGTGCCAGGGGCTGGGCTTGGGCATGCCGCCCCAGCGCATCGGGGCGATCGGGATCTCGATGGGCGGCTACGGCGCCCTGCTCCTGGCCGAACGGCACCCCGGGCTGCTGTCGGCAGTGGCCGCGATCAGCCCGGCGGTGTGGACTACGTACGCCGAGGCCCGGAGCGCCAACGCCGGCGCCTTCCCCTCGGAGGCCGACTTTGCCGCGAACGACATCATCCGGCCATGCGCCCGCCCTGTCCGGGACGGCGGTGCGCATCGCTTCGGGCATGGACGATCCGTTCCACCCGGACGTTGA